In Torulaspora globosa chromosome 1, complete sequence, a genomic segment contains:
- the GCV2 gene encoding glycine decarboxylase subunit P (ancestral locus Anc_6.277), with the protein MLRFGVSKVLRAGRFSGVAVSSCRRLHAGCVRSGLAGKADVSLKKYREVYELEPKNLDLPLDRFARRHLGPSPANVEHMLEVVGYRALDSFVEALVPPNILKKRPLAVEAPQQGLGEQQMLEHMAGIAEKNNYKVRNFIGKGYYGTVLPPVIQRNLLECPEWYTSYTPYQPEISQGRLESLLNFQTVVSDLTGLPVANASLLDEGTAAGEAMLLSFNAVRKKKSKYVIDKKLHPQTKTVLRSRAEPFNLEIIEIDCNDVANAVKVLRDPQVAGCLVQYPATDGSIISGEVLLKLSHALHSHKSLMSVASDLMALTLLKPPAEFGADIVLGSSQRFGVPMGYGGPHAAFFSVKDSLNRKIPGRIVGVSKDRLGNTALRLALQTREQHIKRDKATSNICTAQALLANVAANYCVYHGPEGLKNIAKRIYGLTTILARSIESESCRHSLANDNWFDTLTVKLGDGVTSQQLLQIALEDYNINLFAVDESSVSLSLDETTTKDDLKKLIKLFCKDADPENFILSEKDFPQFPSVLSRTDEILKNEVFHLHHSETAMLRYLHRLQSRDLSLANSMIPLGSCTMKLNSTVEMMPITWPQFANIHPFQPSDQVRGYQELLTSLEKDLCNLTGFDGVSLQPNSGAQGEYTGLRVIRSYLNKIGQGQRNVCLIPVSAHGTNPASAAMCGMKVVPVKCLPDGSLDLKDLEIKVEKHKDDLAAVMITYPSTYGLFETGVQEAFEKVHQHGGQVYLDGANMNAQVGLTSPGDLGADVCHLNLHKTFAIPHGGGGPAGAPICVKSHLIPHLPKHDVVEMLTPGGSEDSIGSVGSAAYGNPLVLPISYAYIKMMGSEGLPFSSVIASLNANYMMTKLKEHYKILFISNGGSNKHCAHEFIIDLREYKDKGIEAIDIAKRLQDYGFHAPTLAFPVPGTLMIEPTESENLEELDRFVAALVAIKGEINAYVAGEPKGQLLKNAPHSLEDLISSQDWPSRGYTREQAAYPLNYLKYNKFWPPVARLDDAYGDMNLICTCPSVEEVAKDNI; encoded by the coding sequence ATGTTGAGATTTGGAGTTAGCAAGGTGCTACGTGCCGGCAGGTTCAGTGGCGTCGCTGTTTCTAGCTGTCGCCGTCTACATGCTGGTTGTGTTAGGTCTGGTCTGGCCGGTAAGGCGGATGTATCGCTGAAGAAGTATCGCGAGGTGTATGAGCTCGAGCCAAAAAATCTGGATCTGCCGTTGGACAGATTTGCCAGGCGGCATTTGGGTCCTTCGCCGGCTAACGTGGAGCATATGCTGGAGGTTGTGGGCTATCGCGCGCTTGATTCGTTTGTGGAGGCGTTGGTCCCACCGAACatcctgaagaagaggccgTTGGCCGTGGAAGCGCCTCAGCAGGGGCTTGGGGAACAGCAGATGCTAGAACATATGGCTGGGATCGCGGAGAAGAACAATTACAAAGTGAGGAATTTCATCGGAAAGGGCTACTACGGTACAGTTCTGCCTCCGGTGATTCAGAGAAATTTGCTGGAATGTCCTGAGTGGTATACTTCGTACACTCCGTACCAGCCTGAGATCTCGCAGGGGAGACTGGAGTCGCTGTTGAACTTTCAGACCGTGGTGTCGGATTTGACGGGTTTGCCCGTCGCCAACGCGTCCCTTTTAGATGAGGGTACAGCAGCGGGCGAGGCGATGCTGCTGTCGTTTAATGCTGtaaggaagaagaagtcgaagTATGTGATCGACAAGAAGTTGCATCCACAGACAAAGACCGTGCTGCGTTCCAGAGCAGAGCCCTTCAACCTGGAGATCATCGAGATCGATTGCAATGATGTGGCGAACGCGGTTAAGGTTCTCAGGGATCCGCAGGTGGCAGGCTGCTTAGTGCAGTACCCTGCCACAGATGGTTCCATTATCTCAGGCGAGgttcttttgaaattgtCCCACGCCTTACATTCACATAAATCGCTGATGAGCGTTGCTTCGGATTTAATGGCGTTAACGCTTTTGAAACCGCCAGCTGAATTTGGCGCGGATATAGTTTTGGGTTCCTCTCAAAGATTCGGTGTTCCCATGGGTTATGGTGGTCCTCACGCTGCCTTTTTCTCAGTGAAGGATTCTTTGAATAGAAAAATACCAGGAAGAATCGTCGGGGTCTCTAAAGACCGTTTAGGAAATACCGCCTTAAGACTGGCTCTGCAAACAAGAGAGCAGCATATCAAACGTGACAAGGCGACCTCCAATATATGTACTGCACAGGCCTTGTTAGCTAATGTGGCCGCTAATTACTGTGTTTACCATGGTCCAGAGggtttgaagaacattgcTAAGAGGATATATGGTTTAACCACCATTTTGGCCCGGTCGATCGAATCTGAAAGCTGCCGGCATTCTCTAGCCAATGACAACTGGTTCGATACATTAACCGTCAAACTGGGTGATGGCGTGACTTCtcagcaattgctgcagATCGCTTTGGAAGATTATAacatcaatctctttgCAGTCGACGAAAGTAGCGTGTCACTGTCACTCGATGAAACTACCACTAAGgatgatttgaagaaattgataaaACTTTTCTGCAAAGACGCAGATCCGGAAAATTTCATTCTAAGTGAAAAGGATTTCCCACAGTTTCCAAGTGTATTATCAAGAACAGATGAAATTCTAAAAAATGAGGTCTTCCATTTACATCACAGTGAAACCGCTATGTTGAGATACCTACACCGTTTACAGTCTCGCGATCTGTCCTTGGCAAACTCTATGATTCCTCTGGGCTCGTGTACTATGAAACTGAATAGTACAGTCGAGATGATGCCAATAACTTGGCCTCAATTTGCTAACATTCACCCATTTCAACCTTCCGACCAAGTTCGTGGCTACCAAGAGTTGTTGACATCGCTCGAAAAGGATCTGTGCAACCTGACAGGGTTTGACGGAGTCTCTTTACAACCAAATTCGGGAGCGCAAGGTGAGTACACCGGTCTTAGAGTTATTAGATCTtacttgaacaagatcgGCCAAGGCCAGCGTAACGTTTGCTTGATCCCAGTGTCAGCACACGGCACTAACcctgcttcagcagctaTGTGTGGTATGAAGGTTGTGCCAGTGAAGTGCCTTCCAGATGGGTCACTAGACTTGAAAGATTTGGAAATCAAGGTGGAGAAACATAAGGATGATTTAGCTGCAGTAATGATTACATATCCTTCAACATACGGTCTGTTTGAAACAGGTGTTCAGGAAGCATTTGAGAAAGTACATCAGCACGGGGGACAGGTTTATCTAGATGGTGCGAACATGAATGCTCAAGTTGGATTAACTTCTCCAGGTGATCTCGGTGCGGATGTCTGTCACTTAAATCTGCATAAAACTTTTGCAATTCCTCACGGTGGTGGTGGACCAGCTGGCGCCCCAATTTGTGTTAAATCACATCTGATCCCGCATTTGCCCAAACATGATGTTGTCGAAATGCTAACGCCAGGCGGTAGCGAGGACTCTATCGGTTCTGTGGGCTCTGCCGCCTATGGTAATCCACTAGTCTTACCTATTTCATATGCTTACATCAAGATGATGGGCAGCGAGGGTTTACCCTTCTCCAGTGTCATAGCAAGTTTGAATGCCAACTACATGATGACGAAACTCAAGGAACACTACAAGATCTTATTCATTAGTAACGGCGGATCTAACAAACATTGCGCACATGAGTTTATTATTGACCTACGAGAATACAAAGACAAGGgaattgaagcaattgatATTGCCAAAAGATTACAAGACTATGGCTTCCATGCCCCTACACTAGCATTCCCTGTGCCGGGCACTTTGATGATCGAGCCAACAGAATCCGAAAATTTGGAGGAGCTCGATAGATTCGTCGCAGCCCTAGTTGCTATCAAGGGCGAAATCAACGCATACGTAGCAGGAGAACCAAAGGGTCAGCTTCTAAAGAATGCTCCACATTCATTGGAAGATTTGATAAGTTCCCAGGACTGGCCATCTAGAGGCTATACGCGTGAGCAGGCCGCCTACCCTCTCAATTATCTCAAGTACAACAAGTTTTGGCCACCCGTGGCTAGATTGGATGACGCCTATGGCGACATGAATCTGATCTGTACCTGTCCTTCTGTGGAGGAGGTAGCTAAGGATAATATTTGA
- the RBD2 gene encoding putative rhomboid protease RBD2 (ancestral locus Anc_6.274), translated as MFRWSDLTRPNGQPPSALTTGLLAFLLLLFCLNKVIPINDAMSLSPKGIFNPGRLSNYPLAHLSLFHLFFNAFSLVGPLNVFESQHGTVHTGVVLNLTAVMTGLLYCLFGKLFYPDTSIAGASGWCFTFFGYFSYKESAISPRYHIPNSNFAFPTVLAPMVLLILISILVPGVSFWGHFFALMVGYFLGAKEKAFRKIMPPSWIIEKIEDKAEPLIRLIPSWVKFYREKDMTERDVAKYTSLFAPHDPLPLHNAVETQPSGGRVLGTA; from the coding sequence ATGTTTCGCTGGTCAGATTTAACGAGGCCCAACGGTCAACCACCATCTGCTTTGACAACAGGTCTTCTTGCGTTCCTGCTTTTACTATTTTGCTTGAACAAGGTGATCCCTATCAATGATGCGATGAGTTTGTCGCCTAAAGGGATTTTCAATCCCGGCAGATTGTCGAACTATCCACTGGCACATCTGTCTTTGTTTCatctgttcttcaatgcGTTCTCCCTGGTTGGGCCGTTGAATGTCTTCGAATCCCAGCATGGCACAGTACACACCGGGGTGGTTCTCAACCTCACTGCTGTCATGACAGGACTACTCTACTGCTTATTTGGCAAGCTGTTTTACCCAGATACCAGCATTGCTGGTGCAAGCGGTTGGTGTTTTACGTTCTTCGGGTACTTCAGCTATAAGGAATCTGCTATTAGCCCTAGGTACCACATACCAAATTCCAATTTTGCGTTTCCCACGGTTCTAGCTCCGATGGTGTTGCTGATCCTGATCTCGATCCTCGTGCCTGGTGTCAGTTTCTGGGGCCACTTCTTCGCTCTGATGGTCGGATACTTCCTTGGTGCCAAAGAGAAGGCATTCCGCAAGATCATGCCACCAAGCTGgatcatcgaaaagatcgagGATAAAGCTGAGCCGCTGATCCGCCTGATCCCATCTTGGGTCAAGTTCTATCGGGAAAAGGACATGACCGAGCGAGACGTCGCAAAATACACTTCGCTGTTTGCTCCACACGACCCATTGCCCTTACACAACGCTGTCGAGACGCAGCCTTCAGGCGGTAGGGTTCTTGGTACTGCCTGA
- a CDS encoding uncharacterized protein (ancestral locus Anc_6.273) yields MTTGFKHARQVKSAVRGAVQSIAIDKLSHVKLSQEQTLLREKVLAFTRKHLKNYNTGDEPAMFVIQGDAGTGKSVVLNSLFNEIQRLSSVSEDNDVLFRTRNYLVVNHPEMLKLYLRISKGFKYIARSSLERPTSLINALQKKKELADVVIVDEAHLLATSKDAFKRFYGDNHLQELLSLAKVLILVYDDKQALRMGCYWDESTQNGANLKSYYSKIPAGKKDWYNLKQQFRVAAPDDVLQWIDEISTEGAIPQYPRSSLTAGPGDFDFKIWDDCGAMYEALRELDGKVGQCRMLATYDFPYRLDGKDYFVTCGDNFKVRWDRYTPREVLPWSERPDTIDEVGSVYTIQGFDLNYAGVILGRSVGYDAVKDCIQLKPELYDDHAGFTKKKNISDVSHVKNKIIMNSINVLLTRGVKGLYVYAWDPALRERLKQSWLEASN; encoded by the coding sequence ATGACTACAGGATTTAAGCATGCTAGACAGGTTAAAAGCGCGGTTCGAGGCGCTGTCCAGTCAATTGCTATTGATAAACTGTCTCATGTGAAATTGAGCCAAGAACAGACGCTTTTGCGAGAGAAAGTGCTGGCCTTTACCAGgaagcatttgaagaattaCAATACTGGCGATGAGCCTGCTATGTTTGTGATCCAAGGAGACGCTGGGACAGGTAAATCAGTAGTGTTGAACTCGCTGTTCAACGAGATTCAGCGGTTGTCGAGCGTCAGCGAGGATAATGATGTACTCTTTCGCACTAGAAACTACCTTGTCGTTAACCATCCCGAGATGTTGAAGCTGTATTTGAGAATTAGCAAGGGCTTTAAGTACATAGCTCGATCCTCTCTGGAGCGTCCAACCTCGTTGATCAATGCGttgcaaaagaagaaggaacTCGCCGATGTTGTTATAGTGGATGAAGCGCACCTGTTGGCGACATCGAAGGATGCTTTTAAGAGATTCTATGGTGATAACCACCTGCAGGAGCTGCTGTCGTTAGCCAAGGTCCTCATTTTGGTGTACGATGATAAACAAGCTCTTAGAATGGGATGTTACTGGGACGAATCTACACAGAACGGGGCCAACTTGAAATCGTACTACAGCAAGATTCCTGCGGGTAAGAAGGATTGGTACAATCTGAAGCAGCAATTCCGTGTCGCAGCGCCAGACGATGTCTTGCAATGGATCGATGAGATCAGCACTGAGGGTGCCATTCCACAGTACCCGAGAAGCTCTCTGACAGCTGGGCCAGGCGACTTTGATTTTAAAATTTGGGATGATTGTGGAGCAATGTACGAAGCTCTTAGAGAGCTAGACGGCAAGGTTGGCCAATGCAGAATGCTGGCTACCTACGATTTCCCCTACAGGTTAGATGGAAAGGACTATTTCGTCACTTGTGGGGACAACTTCAAGGTTCGTTGGGACAGGTATACACCTCGGGAAGTGTTGCCATGGAGTGAGAGACCGGATACGATCGACGAGGTCGGAAGCGTGTATACCATTCAAGGGTTCGATCTCAATTACGCAGGTGTAATCCTGGGCAGATCTGTTGGTTACGACGCAGTGAAGGACTGCATCCAGTTAAAGCCGGAACTATACGATGACCATGCTGGgttcaccaagaagaaaaacatCAGCGATGTGAGCCATGTTAAAAATAAGATTATAATGAACAGCATCAATGTCCTTTTGACGAGGGGTGTCAAAGGCTTATATGTTTACGCCTGGGATCCTGCGCTGAGAGAGAGACTAAAACAAAGTTGGTTGGAAGCAAGCAACTAA
- the MRPS17 gene encoding mitochondrial 37S ribosomal protein uS17m (ancestral locus Anc_6.275): MARQNFLGLVVSQGKMQKTVKVRVETKVFNKRINKELFHRKDYLVHDEGEISREGDLVRIEATRPLSKCKFFAVAEIIKNKGQQFALYESQARVTVAREEAQKTQEFLQRRSDRVRNSDSVLLRDIRTIQDTLAQGRSAEDLKELKERYGIEEFSPETIRQLLQLDVSKLESSVEQQFADIERVRNRVRELVADDEKACQFLRDHGVKDPECLKKNIRKNIVRKHVLQEL; encoded by the coding sequence ATGGCTAGGCAAAATTTTCTGGGGCTTGTGGTGTCTCAGGGGAAGATGCAGAAGACGGTCAAGGTCCGTGTAGAGACGAAAGTGTTCAACAAGAGAATCAACAAGGAATTATTCCACAGAAAGGACTATCTGGTCCACGACGAGGGGGAAATCTCGCGTGAGGGGGATCTGGTGCGGATAGAGGCAACCAGGCCGCTTTCAAAATGCAAGTTCTTTGCCGTCGCagagatcatcaagaacaaagGTCAGCAGTTTGCGCTGTACGAGTCGCAGGCAAGAGTGACGGTTGCCAGGGAGGAGGCACAGAAGACACAGGAGTTTCTGCAGCGCAGATCGGACCGAGTACGGAACAGCGATAGCGTGCTTTTGCGAGATATCCGCACGATACAGGATACGCTGGCGCAGGGCAGATCGGCAGAGGAtctgaaagagctcaaGGAACGTTACGGGATCGAAGAGTTCTCGCCAGAAACCATAAggcagctgttgcaacTGGATGTGTCGAAGTTGGAGTCCTCCGTGGAACAGCAGTTCGCAGACATCGAGCGTGTCAGGAACAGAGTAAGGGAGCTGGTCGCCGATGATGAAAAGGCGTGCCAATTCTTGAGAGATCATGGTGTGAAGGACCCTGAATGCTTGAAAAAGAACATCAGGAAGAACATTGTAAGAAAGCATgtccttcaagaattgTAA
- a CDS encoding uncharacterized protein (ancestral locus Anc_6.276): MDPLRGSKRSSISFGSYQRQPMQSSYLSTPYEGSLLSHGGGSGGNPYYVSRSPMYSPLDHSQPMFWTNGYSQLHQLRNSAALTSSSVCEYEANYVLFGVDWSVDDYVCLGSYRESGGNRLQVIKSVDMLSWDRVAECNVTFPVSTMQWQPSRPQPRCFATCSDSLRIWSLADDETAIHEQINLSLCKHNKQQKKAVVPSVAKTGSGESGVLGELPPITSFHWNPTDSNLLISSSIDTTCIVWDLQSANYVRTQLIAHDSEVFDVRFLTQSTQLFASCGGDGSVRVFDLRCLAHSTIIYEPSVVPGGSDTTAGNIDPTDRAANADLDSSALLRLEPSPFDPNVIATFALDSTSILILDMRNPGSPVLTLDAHTAPVNQIKWHPSRRNVLLTCADDCQVLYWDLDASLLGPADPAAATPTAGDPVSGPAQHDHKWSFKNQAQSISAPALFYANNGQEVNNIVWRPQGADWFGAVSAKRFQNVRI, translated from the coding sequence ATGGATCCTTTACGAGGCTCAAAACGCAGTTCGATTTCGTTCGGTAGCTATCAGAGACAGCCTATGCAAAGCAGTTATCTGTCGACTCCCTACGAGGGCTCTCTGCTGTCTCATGGCGGCGGTAGCGGTGGTAATCCGTACTACGTTTCAAGATCTCCGATGTACTCGCCATTGGACCACTCGCAGCCGATGTTCTGGACCAACGGTTACTCGCAGTTGCACCAGCTTAGAAACTCAGCTGCGTTGACAAGCAGCTCTGTGTGTGAATACGAGGCTAATTACGTGCTGTTCGGTGTGGATTGGAGTGTCGACGACTACGTCTGTCTCGGATCTTACCGGGAGAGTGGTGGAAACCGGCTTCAGGTGATCAAGTCGGTGGATATGTTGAGCTGGGACCGAGTGGCGGAGTGCAACGTTACGTTTCCGGTAAGCACCATGCAGTGGCAACCGAGCCGACCCCAGCCGCGTTGTTTTGCCACTTGCTCGGACTCGCTGAGGATCTGGTCGCTGGCGGACGATGAGACGGCGATTCACGAGCAAATCAACTTGTCGTTGTGCAAGCACaacaagcagcagaaaaagGCAGTGGTGCCGTCGGTGGCCAAGACCGGTTCGGGCGAAAGCGGGGTCCTCGGTGAGCTGCCGCCGATCACCTCGTTCCACTGGAACCCAACAGACTCGAACCTGCTGATCTCCAGCTCGATCGACACCACATGCATTGTGTGGGATCTGCAGAGCGCGAACTACGTGCGGACGCAGCTGATCGCCCACGACAGCGAGGTCTTCGACGTGAGGTTCCTCACGCAGTCGACACAGCTTTTTGCCAGTTGCGGCGGAGACGGCAGCGTCCGGGTCTTTGATCTGCGCTGCCTGGCGCACAGCACCATCATCTACGAGCCCAGTGTCGTGCCGGGCGGCTCCGACACGACGGCCGGCAATATTGACCCAACCGACCGCGCTGCAAACGCCGACCTGGATTCCTCCGCCCTACTGAGACTTGAGCCGTCGCCGTTCGACCCCAACGTGATCGCGACCTTCGCGCTGGACTCCACGTCGATCCTGATCCTCGACATGCGGAACCCGGGCTCCCCCGTTCTCACACTCGACGCCCACACCGCCCCCGTGAACCAGATCAAGTGGCATCCCTCCCGCAGAAACGTCCTGCTGACCTGTGCCGACGACTGTCAAGTCCTCTACTGGGACCTGGACGCCTCACTGCTCGGCCCCGCAGACCCGGCAGCTGCCACGCCTACAGCCGGAGACCCCGTCTCCGGTCCAGCCCAACACGATCACAAGTGgagcttcaagaatcaaGCGCAATCCATCTCTGCGCCGGCGCTGTTCTACGCAAACAACGGACAAGAAGTGAACAACATCGTCTGGCGCCCGCAGGGCGCAGACTGGTTCGGTGCAGTCAGTGCCAAGCGCTTCCAGAACGTCAGGATCTAG
- the HUT1 gene encoding UDP-galactose transporter HUT1 (ancestral locus Anc_6.272) yields the protein MKQDSFTGKNSIKLLFGATGIYASFLTWALVQEPLTTRVWPNSGSKFQAPGLIALVQAAVATLVGMAYMRWKRSGYGAARLLKDYRRELALISLMQTTSAPLAAFSLQYVDYLTYMLAKSCKMLPVLLVHLLIYRTRIPRGKKLVALVVTLGVTTFTLGGSHGNKLSGGSSSMAGFGLLILSLFLDGMTNATQDEMLRKNREYQKVAKNTAITGAHLMFALNFFMVLYNSIYLLVLDNAQLREAKILLTADPEILRYLVTYAICGAIGQCFIFFTLEEYGSLVLVMITVTRKMISMLLSIAVFGKRVSAVQWLGIITVFGGISWEALSKRKKSQKKSQ from the coding sequence atgaagcaGGATAGCTTCACCGGGAAGAACAGCATTAAGCTGTTGTTTGGCGCGACTGGAATATACGCTAGTTTTCTAACCTGGGCCCTTGTACAGGAGCCTTTGACAACACGGGTATGGCCGAATAGCGGGTCAAAATTTCAGGCACCAGGCCTTATAGCTCTAGTCCAAGCTGCTGTGGCAACACTGGTAGGAATGGCCTACATGCGATGGAAGCGCTCGGGATATGGAGCCGCGAGGCTGCTGAAAGATTATAGGAGGGAATTGGCCCTTATCTCCTTGATGCAAACCACATCCGCTCCATTGGCTGCTTTCTCCCTCCAATACGTCGACTATTTGACTTATATGCTTGCGAAATCCTGCAAAATGCTTCCGGTTCTGTTGGTTCACTTGCTGATTTACAGGACTCGGATACCGCGGGGAAAGAAACTCGTTGCTCTGGTTGTGACTCTGGGCGTAACAACGTTCACTCTGGGCGGGTCGCATGGTAACAAACTGAGCGGTGGctcatcttcgatggccGGTTTTGGGCTCTTGATATTGAGTTTGTTCCTCGACGGTATGACAAATGCGACGCAGGATGAAATGCTCAGAAAAAATAGGGAATATCAGAAAGTGGCCAAGAACACTGCCATCACCGGGGCTCATCTAATGTTCGCTctgaatttcttcatggtGTTGTACAACTCAATCTACTTGCTAGTGCTCGATAACGCTCAGCTGCGAGAGGCAAAAATTTTACTGACTGCGGATCCAGAGATTCTCCGTTATTTGGTCACGTACGCTATATGTGGTGCCATTGGCCAGTGttttatcttcttcactcTAGAGGAATATGGCTCTCTAGTCCTTGTGATGATCACCGTAACTAGAAAGATGATCTCAATGCTTCTGAGCATAGCTGTATTTGGCAAACGAGTTAGCGCCGTACAATGGCTAGGAATAATCACTGTCTTTGGCGGCATATCTTGGGAAGCGCtctcgaagagaaagaaatcgcAAAAGAAGAGCCAGTAG